In Myxocyprinus asiaticus isolate MX2 ecotype Aquarium Trade chromosome 27, UBuf_Myxa_2, whole genome shotgun sequence, the DNA window cccaactttttcagaattggagttgtaaacacaaaagtaattaattactgtcatttaattactttttggttttaaaaaataaatacattaaactaGTGTatggcattacattttaaattcttgtaatcagattagtaACTGACTACTGTACACTACATATTACATTGTGACaaagaacaaggaggaaatagacattattttgaattagcTGAGCAGAAAAactaacttttctgtgaaaattgtttattattactattaatactAGTAATAGTAATGCGATAATTTCTTCGATGTCGGAACTTGTAAAAAACAGTAATCTGACTACAATTTGGGAGGAGTAATAAGTAATTTATAGTGAATtacattttgagtaacttaccaaaCACTGAGCATGACAGACCCTAACCATAACTGCATAAACCATGTTGACATTGTCAGTTCTTACTTAATAACTTCATTATTGGCTTCCACAAGTCTGGTCCTCTTCCGATTAATAGCACTGTTGAGCTGAGAGAGAACAACACTTTCAATGCCATTAAAAATAATAGTGCTATTCAAAATAAAGTAGTCATGTAAGGGACAGTTACCTTGGCATTCTCTCTTTTCAGATTCTTGAGTTCCTTTGTTGCAGTGATCTgtgaataaataatacatttctataCATTATTATAATACATGATTATGCCATCATGACCAGTGTTTCTATACCTTTCAATGAAGagtttacaaaaataaatctCACCATCTCTGAGAGCTGTTCCTCAAATGAGCGACTGAAAGCATCGATGGTGCGTTTGACTGCGTCAGAGTTTACAGACTGCCTGCAgaaaaatgacatcaaacgatATGATATTTCAGCATTACACTATAATTATACAAGTGCACAACATTTAAAGAGAAAGTGTAATGTAAAAATACCTCCTGTCCCGGTTTAttgtgcagaaacaactataagaaGGCCATTCCTAGGTTGATTCCTCAAAAAgcgtaaacactgtggctctctcTAAACATTGCACTGTTTGTCTGAGTGGCCATTGGCTTAAGCAATGGTATGGGTTTATACAGGACTATCTGCTTGTTCAACCAATGACAGAtaagcgtttaaaaaaaaaaaaaacagttatttttgcaattctgtttggtgatgctagcggcacagaaattgcacactttacCTTTGAAATGCACCAGATATCATAAAAACACTGTTGAAATCATGTCAAAAACTTACTTGTACTGGGTAACAAAGTCTTGGAATGCATCAAGCACCACATCAAGATCAGTTGGATTTCTCAAATCTCTGGGGATTTTAGAGGGTCCAGCTCTCTCTACAGAAAAAACAAATCACTTGTGTTCGACACATGTAACAGCCACACCAGATTACTTATTGATgcgcttaaagtcaacatgaaatagcaTTTGCAgtccattttacttccgtaaatGACTTCTGAGGATATTCAAGAAAACAAATGTAAGGACTTGATTTCATCCATCGAGAATTGGTTGGATAATGAAAGTGGGCATTGAATACCAGAATGTAGCCAGATTTGTGATTGaacaacattaaacatgaaacaatagtgatgtcagctgaaaaagaaagtcatttcagaggtggagtaTGTtactacattttgatgaaagattaaacTAGTTTTCCTTTGGAATTTTGTGACGAATCGTTCTTAATCAGACCAGGAACATCTAGTAAGAAAGTATACAGGATCAGTTTTAATGCATGCAAAGTTGCCtttaatttatgattaaaaaGATCTATTAATACCAAGTAACTTCTACACCTGTCTTACTTATACCTGATGATTCAGATAAAGACTTCCTTTTCTGTTTGTGTCCACTCTGCTGTTGACTGGATGTTGACTGCAGTTTCCGCTTCACACCTTTAGATTTCTCCTTGCTTGGACGCTGAaaaagaacatactgaatttacATTATAAATACCTACACACATGCAAAATGGCTTTAAATGTCAGTGAAACATGTCtaaatgggtggttcttggcctgaataagctgcaaagttgACCAGTCTTAATAAGTGTCAGAAGTCTGGCTACATGAGACAGTATAAGCCATTCACATGTGCTGCTTTTGGACTGTCCTGAGTGCCAGTGCAGCCGTCCAGTAGAGGAAGAGTTGTAGCTACCAATAAATGGACTGCGAGACTTACAAAGCTCTCATCCTCGTCTGTCAGCTCCTCTGAGGATGATGAACTCTGCTGTCTGTGGGTCTCTTCTGGGGTGTCTTCTGCTGACCTCTGCCCTTTACCTGCTTTCTGCGATTTAAAAAAAACCATGCATACAAACAActttacattgctgccataacGAACCACAACAGCTAGCCATCTCGATCTTGGATTTTGAGAATCAATACtgggatcattcaaatgaagacccAGACCTATAAACAAATATACACAAGAATTCAAATGAAATCCTCACCTTGGACACGACTATCGCAGAGActgatgtttttttcttgtttgcatCCTCTCTGTCCTCTGATATGGTTGGCAGAGGCCTGCCTTTAACATTTCTGTAGTTACAGGGAATGTTTATGTGTAATTAAAGCGATTCATAAAGACAAACTTGTCCTAGCAAAACCAAACTCATTGTAATGTCAAAGGAACACACTTCACCTTACTGTGGATTTTGCTCCTTGATTTGTCGGCTGAGATGGTTTGTGGTTCTCCTTGATTGCAGCGGTTTTCTTCAAAGCTTTAGGAATGTTTCTGGCTTTTTCCTTATTGTGTGTAACTCCAGAATGACCTACTGTCTTCGGAGTCTCCACTACACGCTGTCGGCCAGTCTTTGCTGGGACGGACCTCTGTCTCTGTTCTGCTCCAGGACTGAGATCTTCCTCCAGTGCTGTGCTGTGCAGAGGGTTGCCTGCAAAAGACCATAGAGAACACACATCAACTCATTTCATTAACTCTTTCCTTCCAACATTGAAAAAGTGATGTCATATCATTAAAATTCATTTAGCAAACTACATGTTGCCtttaaaaattcaacaaaaaaaagtcacaaaaaaaataaataaataaaaaaataaataaataaaaaaataaataaaaaaaaacacagaagctgctgatacagttctactcaacagtcattgagtctgtcctcagcacttctataactgtctggtttggtgcagctacgaaatcggatatcagaagactacaaaggacagttcggactgctgagaggattattggttgccccctgccctcccttcaagaactgtacacttctagagtgaggaaaagggctggaaaaatcactctggaccccactcaccctgcccact includes these proteins:
- the cenpu gene encoding centromere protein U, with product MNAKMSRMRKTLKAVQQELKSAKETNGVVESPQALDISSIERASFFQGDQYSAHGNPLHSTALEEDLSPGAEQRQRSVPAKTGRQRVVETPKTVGHSGVTHNKEKARNIPKALKKTAAIKENHKPSQPTNQGAKSTVRNVKGRPLPTISEDREDANKKKTSVSAIVVSKKAGKGQRSAEDTPEETHRQQSSSSSEELTDEDESFRPSKEKSKGVKRKLQSTSSQQQSGHKQKRKSLSESSERAGPSKIPRDLRNPTDLDVVLDAFQDFVTQYKQSVNSDAVKRTIDAFSRSFEEQLSEMITATKELKNLKRENAKLNSAINRKRTRLVEANNEVIKGKMQLRTLQKDHDELEQRLKAFREGTSFLTNLQELNRKYLKHRTAHPNEVETYGPSCMAAMLLESRCIMGTEHQLKTINDQLQQVLDIAQN